The region TTCTACATGGGTTTTTAGGAATGGCAGACAATTGGAAGACACTTGGTGCTAAATGGAGTGAAAACGGGTATCAAGTTCATTTGATTGACCAGCGCAATCACGGTCGCAGCTTGCACAGCGATACATTTAGTTACGAGATCATGGCTCAAGACATCAAAGAGTACTGTGACGCGCATCAACTTCAAAACATCATACTTCTAGGTCATAGTATGGGCGGTAAAGTAGCGATGAAATTTGCTTCCCTTTATGAGTCTTATCTCAATAAACTCATCATTGCAGACATTGCTCCTAAAGAATATGCTCCCCACCATAGCGATATCATCAACGGCCTGAGAAGTATAGATTTTGACATCGTCAAGTCTCGCAATGAGGCCGATGAAATGTTAGGGAAAGTGATTCCTGATTTTGGTACGCGCCAGTTTTTACTGAAAAGTCTCTATCGAGTTGATAAAAATCGATACGGGTGGCGTTTTAATCTAAAAGTTCTAGGCGCAGCACAAGATAAAGTTGGTATTCAAGAACCTATTGTTAATCCCATAAATACGCCCACTTTATTTATACGAGGTGGAAAGTCTGGATATATTTTAGATAGTGATATGATGCTTATAGAGCACGCTTTCGCGAAAGCGGAATTAAAAACAATAAAAGGAGCAGGACACTGGCTTCATGCCGAGAAACCTCAAGAATTCTACTCTTTTGTTGAGAATTTCGTAATATAACTTTTACTATGCTTGCACAATAATAAACGAAAACGCTTGCGTAATATCAATTTAATATTAAATTTGACACATACAAAATTAACTTACCTTACAAACCTTTGATTATGAACAAAATAAAAGTTTTTGTTGTCCTTTGTTTGATCTCT is a window of Nonlabens sp. MB-3u-79 DNA encoding:
- a CDS encoding alpha/beta fold hydrolase; translation: MLHSIILGEGQPFLILHGFLGMADNWKTLGAKWSENGYQVHLIDQRNHGRSLHSDTFSYEIMAQDIKEYCDAHQLQNIILLGHSMGGKVAMKFASLYESYLNKLIIADIAPKEYAPHHSDIINGLRSIDFDIVKSRNEADEMLGKVIPDFGTRQFLLKSLYRVDKNRYGWRFNLKVLGAAQDKVGIQEPIVNPINTPTLFIRGGKSGYILDSDMMLIEHAFAKAELKTIKGAGHWLHAEKPQEFYSFVENFVI